A region of Paraburkholderia sp. BL23I1N1 DNA encodes the following proteins:
- a CDS encoding cupin-like domain-containing protein encodes MVSVMAHAELIALLEVRLGEHYVAPPQAVAVDLIVSDCADASHRFTLGPMIVSTPIPSDGANYAVARITLSRAVLSAMLDDPTGFDPRSAAAMALGGVRVDGAERLAAYWLQLLKRPSAAARMALARARRRAPAVLATVPAMQASGGNDEHLPEHLHAALADTLDASIPLALRGMVDWPEVAWTLDDWHTHEGTTVLRTDPSSGLPQTVADFIDGFTTQRFADAGAATYTEGCLLPPAWEARFSWPTLPTHLFGAGQLWFGRASGVSLVTRLHCDLANSFLAQIHGRKRVRLYAPAQENAVYALDAFNTYRPCRVDVAAPDLTRFPRFAEAKGVDVVLDPGDLLVIPTGWFHCVWALDHVLSISRFADDETAATMLAARTLSPSSALNTLNTTRTG; translated from the coding sequence ATGGTGAGCGTGATGGCGCATGCCGAACTCATCGCACTTCTGGAGGTGCGGCTCGGCGAGCATTACGTGGCGCCGCCGCAAGCGGTGGCCGTCGATCTGATCGTCAGCGATTGCGCGGATGCCAGCCACCGTTTCACGCTCGGTCCGATGATCGTGTCCACACCGATTCCTTCCGACGGCGCGAACTACGCCGTGGCTCGCATTACGTTGAGCCGCGCTGTGTTGAGCGCGATGCTCGACGACCCCACGGGCTTCGATCCGCGCAGTGCGGCGGCGATGGCGCTCGGCGGCGTGCGTGTCGACGGCGCCGAGCGTCTCGCGGCTTACTGGCTGCAATTGCTCAAGCGGCCCTCGGCCGCGGCGCGTATGGCCCTGGCGCGGGCCCGGCGGCGCGCACCCGCCGTGCTGGCGACAGTGCCGGCCATGCAGGCTAGCGGCGGCAATGACGAGCATCTACCCGAGCACCTGCACGCGGCACTCGCGGATACGCTCGATGCCTCGATCCCGCTGGCGTTGCGCGGCATGGTGGACTGGCCCGAAGTCGCCTGGACACTCGACGATTGGCACACGCACGAGGGCACGACGGTGCTGCGTACGGATCCGTCGAGCGGGCTCCCTCAAACCGTTGCGGACTTTATCGATGGTTTCACCACGCAGCGCTTCGCCGACGCAGGCGCCGCCACGTACACGGAAGGTTGCCTGCTGCCGCCCGCATGGGAAGCGCGCTTTTCCTGGCCGACGCTGCCGACGCACCTGTTCGGCGCGGGGCAACTCTGGTTCGGGCGAGCCAGCGGGGTCTCATTGGTCACGCGCTTGCACTGCGATCTGGCGAATTCGTTTCTCGCGCAGATTCACGGCCGCAAGCGCGTACGGCTCTATGCGCCCGCTCAGGAAAACGCCGTCTACGCCCTCGATGCATTCAACACTTACCGGCCCTGCCGCGTCGACGTAGCCGCCCCCGATCTGACGCGTTTTCCACGTTTTGCCGAGGCGAAAGGCGTGGACGTCGTGCTCGATCCGGGTGATCTGCTGGTGATTCCAACCGGCTGGTTTCATTGCGTCTGGGCGCTGGATCATGTGCTGTCGATCAGCCGCTTTGCCGACGACGAAACGGCGGCGACG
- a CDS encoding TylF/MycF/NovP-related O-methyltransferase yields the protein MELNLPNPSSLPFASLSDSVPERQPFMLPAADDERAYAYLAMIRRYISGGADTDDLAQSAVAPSVLITADDCAERLADADRVFAEWLAPLHRPAADVAGIEPSRMADALNHMHHESRRLTMCDDVLLDNVVELARAVIDERVPGDFIETGVWRGGVTILMRAALTAFGGSGRNVWVADSFEGLPAPDPATDLRDAIWHHLMRAVGLLRSDLAAVRDAFARAGLLDRRVRFLPGWFAETLPGAPIARLALMRLDGDWYESTRVALDALYPRLSPGGFVIVDDYGLPTGCARAVDEYRAMHRIDAPLTRVNGQAVYWRKPW from the coding sequence ATGGAATTGAATCTTCCGAATCCTTCGAGTCTCCCTTTCGCTTCTTTGTCCGACTCCGTCCCCGAGCGGCAACCCTTCATGCTCCCCGCCGCCGATGACGAGCGCGCCTATGCCTATCTGGCCATGATCCGCCGCTACATAAGCGGCGGCGCCGATACGGACGACCTCGCGCAATCCGCCGTGGCCCCTAGCGTGTTGATCACCGCCGACGATTGCGCCGAACGGCTCGCCGACGCGGACCGCGTGTTCGCCGAATGGCTCGCGCCGCTGCACCGCCCGGCCGCCGACGTCGCCGGCATCGAACCGTCGCGCATGGCAGACGCGCTCAACCACATGCACCACGAGTCGCGCCGTCTGACGATGTGCGACGACGTGCTGCTCGATAACGTCGTCGAGTTGGCGCGCGCGGTCATCGACGAACGCGTGCCCGGCGACTTCATCGAAACCGGCGTATGGCGCGGCGGCGTGACGATTCTGATGCGCGCCGCGCTGACCGCGTTCGGCGGCTCCGGACGCAACGTCTGGGTGGCCGATTCGTTCGAGGGCCTGCCCGCGCCGGACCCGGCCACGGATTTGCGCGATGCAATCTGGCATCACCTGATGCGCGCGGTCGGCCTGCTGCGCAGCGATCTGGCGGCCGTGCGCGACGCCTTCGCGCGCGCCGGTCTGCTCGATCGGCGCGTGCGTTTCCTGCCGGGCTGGTTCGCCGAGACGCTGCCGGGCGCGCCGATCGCGCGCCTCGCGTTGATGCGGCTCGACGGCGACTGGTACGAGTCGACCCGCGTGGCGCTCGACGCCCTGTATCCGCGTCTGTCGCCAGGCGGCTTCGTGATCGTCGACGACTACGGCCTGCCGACCGGCTGCGCGCGCGCCGTCGATGAATACCGCGCCATGCATCGCATCGACGCACCGCTGACGCGTGTCAACGGACAGGCGGTCTACTGGCGCAAGCCATGGTGA
- a CDS encoding DUF3455 domain-containing protein, which translates to MSSNTAARRIRCDGSIARTPLSLMTGFPPRSAPLPRPSTICLVAGALLTLAGCATTPKTPPPTADESLPVALRASQDEVLQEVMTTHGDETYVCRRVKARPPASGATGQPDTLPGVARDGTQLTWDTLGSEAILVDAAGQSAGTVAPGRYFLSYDGSYVIGNVAAESQVGANALTWVRYTARFVAAPRPGEGRFAEISSIQRIDTSGGLPPQSSCELEGAHLLVPYGATYMFYRAKGRAPVALSANRTPQ; encoded by the coding sequence GTGTCGAGCAACACAGCCGCGCGCCGGATCAGGTGTGATGGCAGCATCGCCCGCACGCCCCTTTCGCTAATGACTGGTTTCCCGCCCCGCTCTGCGCCGTTACCGCGTCCATCGACGATCTGCCTCGTAGCAGGCGCCCTGCTCACGCTCGCCGGCTGCGCGACCACTCCCAAAACGCCACCGCCGACCGCCGACGAATCCTTGCCCGTGGCCTTGCGCGCCAGCCAGGACGAGGTGCTCCAGGAAGTCATGACCACCCACGGCGACGAAACCTACGTATGCCGGCGCGTCAAGGCCCGCCCGCCCGCCAGCGGAGCCACCGGGCAACCGGATACCCTCCCAGGCGTCGCCCGCGACGGTACGCAACTCACCTGGGATACTTTGGGTTCCGAAGCAATCCTCGTCGACGCCGCCGGCCAAAGCGCCGGCACCGTCGCGCCAGGCCGCTACTTTCTCTCCTACGACGGCAGCTACGTGATCGGCAACGTCGCCGCCGAAAGCCAGGTCGGCGCGAATGCACTGACCTGGGTACGCTACACGGCCCGTTTCGTCGCGGCCCCGCGCCCGGGCGAGGGCCGTTTCGCCGAAATCAGTTCGATCCAGCGCATCGACACTTCGGGCGGTTTGCCGCCGCAATCTTCGTGCGAGCTCGAAGGCGCGCATCTGCTCGTGCCGTACGGCGCGACCTATATGTTCTACCGCGCCAAAGGCCGCGCCCCGGTCGCGCTGTCGGCGAACCGGACCCCGCAATAA
- a CDS encoding LLM class flavin-dependent oxidoreductase — MQFGLFMTLPAPAPTPAAELYQRAIAMAEAADTLGFSHLWLAEHHFTNYSHSSRPLMLLSHIAARTRHLRLGSAIVPVPLHHPLVIAEELATLDVLSGGRVEAGLGSGYQRYQYERFQLVKGATSARDDEAIDVLLQALREPLFSHHGEYFDIPRTGLVPQPLQRAMPVWLVVNSSRQASVEQAVRRRANLFTGVLEPISKLTDVRRQYPDLASALATSRIGTQRPVFVAQNEAQAREAVEHARWNGRATLRLRHDMGDVVDGRVPAEPLPDEPSDDALRHDFLVIGTADECIHQLRRIRSGLGCDYFSASFWFGSMPHEMAMASMRRFARDVMPAFAGEAAAAGTQPAPAPRPQWESTLAW, encoded by the coding sequence ATGCAATTCGGTTTGTTCATGACCTTGCCGGCCCCGGCACCCACGCCCGCAGCCGAGCTTTATCAGCGCGCGATCGCCATGGCCGAGGCCGCCGATACGCTCGGCTTCAGCCACTTGTGGCTAGCCGAACATCACTTCACGAACTACTCGCACTCGTCACGGCCGCTGATGCTGCTTTCGCACATCGCCGCGCGCACCCGCCATTTGCGCCTCGGCTCGGCCATCGTGCCGGTGCCGCTGCATCATCCGTTGGTGATCGCGGAGGAACTCGCCACGCTCGACGTGCTGAGCGGCGGCCGTGTCGAAGCCGGCCTCGGCAGCGGCTATCAACGCTATCAGTACGAGCGCTTCCAGCTCGTCAAAGGCGCCACCTCGGCCCGCGACGACGAAGCGATCGACGTGCTGTTGCAAGCGCTACGCGAACCCCTGTTCTCGCACCACGGCGAGTACTTCGACATCCCCCGCACCGGCCTCGTGCCGCAGCCGCTGCAACGCGCGATGCCGGTGTGGCTCGTCGTCAATTCGAGCCGGCAAGCGTCGGTCGAACAGGCGGTGCGGCGGCGCGCGAATCTCTTCACCGGCGTGCTCGAACCGATTTCGAAGCTGACTGATGTGCGGCGCCAATACCCGGACCTCGCCAGCGCGCTCGCGACCTCACGCATCGGCACGCAGCGCCCCGTGTTCGTCGCGCAAAACGAAGCGCAGGCCCGCGAAGCCGTCGAGCACGCGCGTTGGAACGGACGCGCCACGTTGCGCCTGCGTCACGATATGGGCGACGTGGTGGACGGCAGGGTGCCGGCAGAGCCGCTCCCCGACGAACCGTCCGACGACGCATTGCGCCACGACTTCCTCGTGATCGGCACCGCCGACGAATGCATTCACCAGTTGCGCCGCATTCGAAGCGGGCTCGGTTGTGACTACTTCAGTGCGAGCTTCTGGTTCGGCTCGATGCCGCATGAGATGGCGATGGCGTCGATGCGCCGGTTCGCACGCGACGTGATGCCCGCCTTCGCCGGCGAAGCGGCTGCGGCGGGCACACAGCCAGCGCCGGCACCACGCCCGCAATGGGAATCCACCCTGGCGTGGTGA
- a CDS encoding polysaccharide pyruvyl transferase family protein, which yields MDWDIAESPLQRSLAALNRYAGAPAPDEVFLDDMQQRINAARRMPVRSDPGADHDAPRVLLLGYSGAGNTGADLRTIETIAQLRCLLAPREPRITLFALGDCFDHPLLAGTPRLTPSLPYLPDALDAAVRDADLVLNVEGSTYTSKFSDSLAGVLIGGIALAHAHGRPAIAYGVDSGTMSVALTRFVERNTEAGEIICRNEAARAQLASLGVLAQVGADTAWTYRALADARNEASAPRRVALCPNNPFWWPVRADAARARELDARGESSPMRYGQLHFHSWDAARAEACHAYLDRFAQIAVGLKAQGYAPTLVGMEQLDRSACVDLAARVPFPIDIVARGPHTLDEVAATVAHAACVVTTRYHAAVLAISHGVPVFGLSMDARIERLLSEAGCASWSAACDDDNGAQAALAAIASLQDQSVRNALIAAYDDYARLQRARFDAIGERVRAALEG from the coding sequence ATGGATTGGGATATCGCCGAGAGTCCGTTGCAGCGCTCGCTCGCCGCGTTGAATCGATATGCGGGGGCACCCGCACCAGATGAGGTCTTTCTCGACGACATGCAGCAACGCATCAACGCGGCGCGGCGCATGCCCGTCCGCAGCGATCCCGGCGCCGATCATGACGCGCCGCGCGTGCTGCTGCTCGGCTACAGCGGCGCAGGCAACACCGGCGCGGACCTGCGCACGATCGAAACGATTGCCCAGTTGCGCTGTCTGCTCGCGCCGCGCGAGCCCCGCATCACGCTGTTCGCGCTCGGCGATTGCTTCGATCATCCGCTGCTGGCCGGCACGCCGCGGCTCACGCCTTCGCTGCCTTACCTGCCCGACGCGCTCGACGCCGCCGTGCGCGATGCCGATCTCGTGCTGAACGTAGAAGGCTCGACGTACACGTCGAAGTTTTCCGATTCGCTGGCCGGCGTGCTGATCGGCGGGATTGCGCTCGCGCATGCGCATGGGCGGCCGGCGATTGCGTATGGCGTCGATAGCGGCACGATGAGCGTGGCGCTCACGCGCTTTGTCGAACGCAATACTGAGGCCGGCGAAATCATTTGCCGCAACGAAGCGGCGCGTGCGCAACTCGCGTCGCTCGGCGTGCTCGCGCAAGTGGGTGCCGATACCGCGTGGACATATCGGGCGCTGGCCGATGCACGCAACGAGGCGTCTGCTCCGCGACGCGTCGCGCTATGTCCGAACAATCCGTTCTGGTGGCCGGTGCGCGCCGATGCCGCGCGGGCGCGCGAACTCGACGCCCGCGGCGAGTCATCGCCGATGCGCTATGGGCAGTTGCATTTTCACAGTTGGGACGCGGCGCGCGCCGAGGCCTGTCACGCCTATCTCGATCGCTTCGCGCAGATCGCGGTTGGCTTGAAGGCGCAAGGTTACGCGCCGACGCTGGTGGGGATGGAGCAACTCGACCGCAGCGCGTGTGTCGATCTCGCGGCCCGCGTGCCATTCCCAATCGACATCGTCGCGCGCGGCCCGCATACGCTCGACGAAGTGGCCGCCACCGTTGCGCATGCCGCGTGTGTGGTGACGACGCGCTATCACGCGGCCGTGCTCGCGATCTCGCATGGCGTGCCGGTGTTCGGGCTGTCGATGGACGCGCGCATCGAGCGTCTGCTGAGCGAAGCGGGTTGCGCGTCATGGAGCGCGGCCTGCGATGACGACAACGGTGCCCAAGCCGCGCTCGCGGCCATCGCCTCGCTGCAGGATCAAAGTGTGCGCAACGCCTTGATTGCCGCATACGACGACTACGCGCGCTTGCAACGAGCCCGATTCGATGCGATCGGCGAGCGGGTGCGCGCCGCGCTCGAAGGCTAG